In one Nicotiana tomentosiformis chromosome 6, ASM39032v3, whole genome shotgun sequence genomic region, the following are encoded:
- the LOC104090582 gene encoding transcription factor MYB15-like — translation MARTRCYDKSGLKKGTWTPDEDRKLAAYVSKYGCWNWRQLPKFAGLSRCGKSCRLRWLNYLQPNIKRGNYTKEEDEIIMKLHAEIGNKWSVIAAHLPGRTDNGIKNHWHTSLKKRSTQEFSTSTDSKKRSSNNSYQSSSRKKRRENETQVNANEKIIESFQLSPMQACSEVSSCATIDQNVENMNAEYSQVFQEEIFEVSSGSFWTEPFLLDSFNTASDYIVPSVVDHGVFVSPFSPIMSYDEFLLI, via the exons ATGGCAAGGACACGTTGCTATGACAAAAGTGGATTGAAGAAGGGAACTTGGACTCCTGATGAAGATAGGAAATTAGCAGCTTATGTTAGTAAATATGGTTGCTGGAATTGGCGTCAACTTCCCAAGTTTGCTG GATTATCTAGGTGTGGGAAGAGCTGCAGACTGAGATGGCTGAATTATCTCCAGCCAAATATCAAAAGAGGAAACTATactaaagaagaagatgaaattaTCATGAAGCTCCATGCAGAAATTGGAAACAA ATGGTCGGTAATTGCTGCTCACTTACCTGGAAGAACAGACAATGGAATAAAGAATCATTGGCACACCTCCCTCAAAAAGAGATCTACTCAAGAATTTTCAACGTCAACCGACTCAAAAAAGAGATCAtctaataacagttatcagtccagcagtCGAAAAAAGAGACGAGAAAATGAAACTCAAGTAAATGCAAATGAGAAGATAATTGAGAGTTTTCAATTGTCACCAATGCAAGCATGCAGTGAGGTTTCTTCTTGTGCTACAATTGATCAAAATGTGGAAAATATGAATGCAGAATATAGCCAGGTTTTTCAAGAGGAAATATTTGAAGTATCTAGTGGAAGTTTTTGGACAGAACCATTTTTGTTAGATAGTTTTAACACTGCTAGTGATTATATTGTACCTTCAGTTGTTGATCATGGAGTATTTGTATCTCCATTTTCCCCTATTATGAGCTATGATGAATTTCTACTCATATAA